From Amphiprion ocellaris isolate individual 3 ecotype Okinawa chromosome 10, ASM2253959v1, whole genome shotgun sequence, one genomic window encodes:
- the LOC129349891 gene encoding uncharacterized protein LOC129349891, translated as MKRTSDCSSSPDCFRCSTPPCSPSSFPPSKRPCCSSPLSPLSSPSFSVFHPYFSPIPPPVSSPSPPPLSPFSPPSLLPLSSPSSPSHSSISPLPPPFSPMSFPSSFPSHSSFSPLPPPFSPMSFPSSFPSCSSFYPFFCPVSAPLPPPVSPSPNPPLSPSSSSSSSRLSSSSSSPRPSSSSSPSPSPPHSSLFPIPLPLPLISSPSSSSSSSPSPPSHSFFNPFFRPISAPLPPPVSPSPNPPLSPSSSSSSPRPSSSSSSSSSPSSSPSRLSSSSISSFSPSLSSPSLSPPHYSLFPIPLPLPLISSPSSSSSSSPSPPSHFFFNPFFCPVSAPLPPPVSPSPNPPLCPSSSSSSPSPHPSSSSSPSRPPSSFPSSSSSSLSSPFSSPRHSSLSPIPPPLSPISSPSSPPHSSSFPLSPPLSPICSRSFFLLPRVLFP; from the exons ATGAAG AGGACGTCGGACTGCAGCTCCTCGCCGGACTGCTTCAGGTGCAGTACACCTCCAtgctctccttcctccttccccCCCTCCAAGCGTCCTTGCTGTTCttcccccctctctcctctctcctccccctccttttctgtctttcaccCTTATTTTTCTCCCATTCCTCCCCCTGTCTcttctccctctccccctcctctttccccattctctcctccctcactccttcctctttcctccccctcctccccctctcactCTTCTatttctcccctccctcccccattCTCTCCTATGtccttcccctcctctttcccctctcactcttctttttctcccctccctcccccattCTCTCCTAtgtccttcccctcctccttcccttcCTGCTCTTCTTTTTATCCCTTCTTTTGCCCCgtctctgctcctcttcctcctcccgtCTCTCCCTCTCCTAATCCCCCtctctcaccctcctcctcctcttcctcctcccgtctctcctcctcctcttcctccccccgtccctcctcatcctcctccccctccccttcTCCCCCTCACTCTTCCCTTTTTCCCAttcctctgcctctccctctcatctcctccccgtcctcctcctcctcctcctccccctcaccCCCTTCCCACTCTTTTTTTAATCCCTTCTTTCGCCCCatctctgctcctcttcctcctcccgtctctccctctcctaatccccctctctctccctcctcctcctcttcctccccccgtccctcctcatcctcatcctcctcctcctccccctcctcttccccctcccgtctctcctcctcctctatctcctccttctccccatctctctcctccccctccctttCTCCCCCTCACTATTCCCTTTTTCCCAttcctctgcctctccctctcatctcctccccgtcctcctcctcctcctcctccccctcacccccttcccactttttttttaatcccttcTTTTGCCCCgtctctgctcctcttcctcctcctgtctctccctctcctaATCCCCCTCTctgcccctcctcctcctcttcctccccctccccccatccctcctcatcctcttccccctcccgtcccccctcctccttcccttcctcctcctcctcatctctctcctctcccttcTCTTCTCCCCGTCACTCTTCCCTTTCTCCCATTCCTCCGCCACTCTCTCCcatctcctccccctcctccccccctcactcctcctcttttcccctctctccccctctctctccaatCTGCTCCcgctccttttttctcctccccCGGGTCCTCTTCCCGTGA